The Mycolicibacterium insubricum DNA segment AAGGCCGCCGCGGCGGTCGCCTTCTCCCACAGGCACGGCATCGATCTGAGCCGCAGCTACTTCTACGGCGACGGTGAGGAGGAGCTGACCCTGATGCACAAGGTCGGCAACCCCCGTCCGGTCAACCCGCGTCGTGCCCTGGCCACGGCGGCGGCCCAGCACGGCTGGCCCACCCTGCGGCCGTCCCGAACCACCGTCAGTCGATCGCTTTGAGCGTGAACGGCAGTTCGATGACGACCGGCAGGTTCACCCCGCATCCTCCGCTTTCACCGACCGTGCGGTCCCAGCCGGTGTAGCTGCGTATCGCGTCGTACGACGGAGCACCGACCAGGTCCGGTGCGAAGTAGTACAACTGGTTGGCCGCAGCCGTGGACCCGTCGGGGCAGGGCACCCAGGTCGGGTGCTGCCGGCGCACACTCCACTGTCCGGCCGCCGCGCACGTGAGTTCCGCCGACCAGCCGTCACTGCTGACCACGCTGCCCGCGCAGTTGTGGGACTCATCGCACCAACTGCTCAGCGTCCAGGTCGAGGTGACGGTCTGCTCATCGCGGAACACTTCGTTGGTCTTCGCCCACACCCCGTCGGAAACCGCGGTGAACCGTCCGTTGGGCAGCGGGGCGCACAATGCGGCCACCGCCTCCGGCGCCGCGGCCACCGCCGCCACCGCGGCGGTGGCGAGCAGCAGGACCGCGGCCAGACGGCCGGTCCGGTTGCCGTCGCCGGTCATGCTCCGGCCGTCATGACGAGTTCCTGCCAGGACTTCGGCGATCCGGCCTCCCCGGCGTTCGCCTGCTGATACGTCTGGCCGTTGGGGGCCACGAAGCGTCCGGAGCCCGGATCGTAGGGAGTCGCCACGACGTCCGGTCCACCGCCGTCGAACGCGCTCGGTGCCGCCTCGGCAGGTGCCGGCGTACCCTCGGTGGGCCCGTAGATTCGGTCGTCTCCGGTGACCCGCGAATCCGGCGGTACGCCCTGCGCCATCAGGTTCGGATCCAGCGGATAGGGACCCAACAGGTGTTGACGCATCACCAACGGCTGATACTCATCGTCACTGTTGCAGATCGCCGCGGTCGGAGCCCGCTTGCCCGGCTTCCCGGCACACGGATAGTTACGGGCGCCCCGCACCGCCAACGGTGAATCCTGGGGAAGTTTGCAGTACATGCCGGTGGGGGTGTCCACTTCGCTGGTGTCCTCCGGTGAGCGCCATTGGCTCGGCGGCAGGAAACCGACCGTGCACGACGGCGGATCCCCCTCACTGATCGTGAAGTCCCCCTGCCCCATCCCGGTCGGGTTGTGGTCCGGACCGGCCGACAGCAGGTTCGCCACGAAGGGCGGCATCAGCACCAGAATCTGTTCCAGACCGGCACGATAGGTCACCAAGATCTGCCCGACCGTCCTCAGGTTCGCCAGCAGCAGTGGCAACGTCGGCTTGAGTTGGTTGAACAGCCGGGAAGCCTCGTTGGCCGCGCCGGGGCCGTCGCGCAGGATGGTGCGCCACTGCCCGTCGCTGGCCACCATGGTCCCGGTGATGTCGGCCAGGCTCTGAGACCAGACCCGCAGACTCTCCCGACTCTCCTCCTGCGCGTTCAGCAACGGGACGCTGTCTTGCAGCAGGTCCACCGTCTGCTCTCGGGTGTCGCTCATCGCGCCCGATATCGTGGCCGCCGAGTCGACCAGCAACGCCAGATCGTCACCGGCTCCGCCCAGCGCCAGATACGATTCATTCAGCAGTGCCGAAAGTCGTTCTTTTGGAATGCTTTTGATCAGCGCGCTGGTCTGGTCCAACAGGGGTCCGACCTCCTGCGGAACAGTGGTGTCGGCCATGGCGATCCGCGACCCGTCCACCAGGTAGGGCGGACCGTCGTCCTCGGGAACCAGATCCAGGTACTGTTCGCCGATCGCCGAAGCACTGCGCACATGCGCGGCCAGCTTGGCCGGAATCTTCGGTGAGGTTTTCAGCGACAAGGTCGCCGAGGCACCGTGCGGGATCAAGTCGACGTCGGTGACCTTCCCGACCTGCACACCACGATAGGTGACGTTGGAAAACCGGTAGAGCCCACCGGTTCCGGGCAGCTCGACGGTGACGGTGATCCGGCCCCAACCGAGCAATGTGGGCACCTGCATGTAGACCGACGCCATCACCGCCATGCCCACCAGCGATCCGATCGCGAAGATCACCAGCTGGATTCTGATGAACCGGGTCAGCATCTAGCCCCCTCCCAGCGGTACGGTCTGCGGCGATTGCCCGGGCCGCATCGCCCCGCCCGGCAGCACCACCGGCGGACCGATCGGCGGCGGCGGAGCGGGTACTTCGCTGCCTTCCGGCGGAATCCCGGTCAGCACACCGAGCGGGTTCTTCGTGTAATACCATTCGTATCCGGGGTCGCCCGGTGCCGGCACCAACTCGGCTCCGGTCAGCCCCCACCGGGTTCCGGAGAACAGGGTCCGCTTGAGTCGCGGCACGGTGAGGTCGGCCACGGCGAACAGATTCAGGTAGTCACCCTTGAGCCCGCGGTCGACGATGTTCTGCCCGTACGGGAACACCGTGGCGTACATCAGGCCGTCGACCAGTCCGTCTCCCACGTCGGCCAGCGCGGCAACGGTGGGTTGCAGGTTGGTGAGGTCACGCACCAGGTCGTCCCGGGTGTCGTTGACGACCCCGGTCGCGGTGTTCGCGAACACCCGCAGCCTGTCCAGCGCGGTGACGAACCGGGGTTTCTCGGCCAGCAGCACGTCCAGCGCAGCCGGCAGGGTACGCAAGGTGTCTTCGATGACCGACTGCTGACCGCGTAGAGTTGCCGCCAGCCTGTTGAGCGCCGTCATCGACGCGATCATGTCGCCGCGTTGCCGGTCCAGCAGGCCGACGAAGGTGTCCAGCCGGCCGATCAGGCTCCGTACCGATTCCTGATGCCCGCTCAGCGCGGCGTTCAGGTTGTGCACGATATCCGAGACTTGGCCCAGACCACCGGTATTCACCACCGCCGACAGCGACGACAGCGTCTTCTCCGTGGTCGGATAGGTCGACGATCGGTTCAGCCCGATGGTGGCACCGGGTTCGATCCGCCCGGCCGGTTCCTGCCCTTCCGGCGGATCCAGGGACAGATGCATCGATCCCAGCAGGCTGGTCTGGCCGATGGTCGCCACCACATTTGCCGGCACCACGGTGCCGGCAGCCAGGGACACCTCGACGTCGGCGTGCTGACCGTCCAACCGCGTCCGCCCCACACTCCCGACCACGACGTCACCGATCAGCACCGGCGAATTCGATTCCAGGGTAGCGACATTGGCCATCTGCACGTGGTAGATCACGGCCCCGTCGCCGTGTCCCACGGTGCCGGGCAGCGGCAGCGAATTCACCCCGCCGAAGGCGCATCCGGCCAATACGGACGCGGTCGCGGCCAGCGCGCCCAGTCGCAGCGGCAGCCGGGATGGATTACTCACGGTTGCGCTTCCCCCTGTTCCGGGGCCGGTTCCGTGGGCGCGACGGCACCCGGCGGAAGCAGCAGATTCTCTACACCGGGCATGGTCGGCGCCGGCGCACCCGGATACTGGGCTGGGCTGGGGTAGGCCGGCAGCGGCGCGGCCGATCCCGGCGGCCCCGTCGGGTTGTTCCATCCGGGCGGTGGCGGTTGATCACCCCGGTCGCCGGTGTAGGCCGAGATCGACGGCGGGCTTTCCACCGGGGTGGCCCTACCGCCACCACCGGGGGCCAACGCCGGGTCGGTGTAGATGAGGTTGGTGGTCGCCGGCCCGAGCACGGGGTTCAACGGGAACGGCAGGTTGTTGAACGTCATCTGGTTCAGTGCCGGGCCGAGATACTGCGCGCACAGCTTCGCCGTCTCCTCCGAGGTTACGTTCTTGACCGCCCCGATGGCCGCACAGATGAAGGTCAGCGGGTTGGAGAAGTTGTTGAACGACACCGATCCGAGAATCGTTCCGGTGTCGGCGTTGTAGTCGTTGTAGCCGTTGGCGATGGCGTTGGGGGTGACGTGCAGGAGTTGCTCGACGTCGGCCCGATGTTCGACGAGATTGGCGGTCACGTCGGCCAGGCGGACGACCTGTTCGCTGGTCTTGTCCCGGGTGTCGGCGATGAAACCCTGGACATCGCCGAGTGCCTGGGCCAGGGTCTTCAGCACGGCGTCGAGGTCGGCGCGGTTCTCGGCGATGACGCCGGTCAGCGTCGCCAACCGGCCCTGGAACACCACGATCTGCGGGTTGGTGTCCTGCAGCGCGCTGACGAACGTTTGCAGGTTCTTGATGGTGACGGCGATGTTGCCGCTGCCGGCTGCCAGTATCCGCCCCATACCCGCCAGTTGGCTCAGCGTTTCGCGCAGTTTCTTCCCGTTGCCGTCCAGCGCGGTGGCCGCGCTGTCGATGAACCGGGCGATCGCCGGCGAGGACACCTGGGCGTTCGGTCCCAATTCGGTTGCCAGCCGCATCAATTGCTCTTTCACCTGGTCCCACTCGACGGGAACCGCAGTGCGGTCGATGTCGATGACGGCGTCGTCGGCCATCTTCGGCCGTCCGGCCGCCTCGTCGGCGGGCAGGTAGGACGGCGTCAGTTCCACGTACCGGGCCGAGATCAGGTTCGCCGCGACGATCACCGCCTTGGCATCCGCCGGGATCGGCACCGACCGGTCGACACTCAGCGTCATCCGGACCCGGTCACCGTCGGCGTCGATGGCCGCGATGTGCCCGATCTTGATCCCGGCCACCCGGACCTCGTCGTCCGGATAGATCGATGTCGCGGAAGGAAAGTAGGCGGTGATCCGGCGTGGCCCGAAGTAGGCATCGTGCACCAGCACCGCCGCCGCGACGACGGCCAGCACCACCAGCGCGGCGGCCAGTGGTTTGGTCAGCCGGCGCATCACGGTGTTCCCGCCGGTTGCTGCGGAATCCCGTTGCGCGGGATCGGGAATTCGGCACGGGGTCCGGCCTGGTCGGGTGGCTGACCGGCGGCGGTGCCACGCCGGAAACCGAAGGCGTAGTCCAGGAAGGGCTGCAGCAGCTGCGGAATCGCGAGGTTGGCGATCATCGCCTGGTAGTAGGGGCCGCTGGCCACCAGTTCGCCGCTGGTCAGCTCATACTGGGCCAGCCCGGGCAGCGTCTTGGCGATGTTGTCGCGGTTGCGCTGCAGCACCGCGGTGACCGCGTTGAGCTTCTCCAGCGTGGGTGCCAGCTTGTCCTTGTTGTCGTGGACCAGCCCGGACAGCTGGGTGGCCACCGCGGAGGTATTGGCCAGTAGGTTGACGATCGCCCGGCGTTGGGCGACCAGCACATCGAGGAGTTCGTTGCCGTCGAGAATCAGCGTGTTCACCTGTTGGCTGCGATCCGACAGGATCGCGCTGACGTCGCGGACGTTCTTGAACAGTTCGCCCAGGGTGTCGTTGCGGGCATTGAGCGCCTTGGACAGCCGGGTCAGTCCGTCGAAGGTGGTGCCCAGTTCCGGTGCCACGGCGTCGATGGCGGTCGACAGCGCGTCCAGGGAGTCGTTGAGCGTGCCGGTGTCGGTTCCGCTGATGTCGGTGGTGAGGTCACCGACGGCTTCGGTCAGCGAGTACGG contains these protein-coding regions:
- a CDS encoding Rv2253/PknI dimerization domain-containing protein, coding for MTGDGNRTGRLAAVLLLATAAVAAVAAAPEAVAALCAPLPNGRFTAVSDGVWAKTNEVFRDEQTVTSTWTLSSWCDESHNCAGSVVSSDGWSAELTCAAAGQWSVRRQHPTWVPCPDGSTAAANQLYYFAPDLVGAPSYDAIRSYTGWDRTVGESGGCGVNLPVVIELPFTLKAID
- a CDS encoding MCE family protein, producing the protein MLTRFIRIQLVIFAIGSLVGMAVMASVYMQVPTLLGWGRITVTVELPGTGGLYRFSNVTYRGVQVGKVTDVDLIPHGASATLSLKTSPKIPAKLAAHVRSASAIGEQYLDLVPEDDGPPYLVDGSRIAMADTTVPQEVGPLLDQTSALIKSIPKERLSALLNESYLALGGAGDDLALLVDSAATISGAMSDTREQTVDLLQDSVPLLNAQEESRESLRVWSQSLADITGTMVASDGQWRTILRDGPGAANEASRLFNQLKPTLPLLLANLRTVGQILVTYRAGLEQILVLMPPFVANLLSAGPDHNPTGMGQGDFTISEGDPPSCTVGFLPPSQWRSPEDTSEVDTPTGMYCKLPQDSPLAVRGARNYPCAGKPGKRAPTAAICNSDDEYQPLVMRQHLLGPYPLDPNLMAQGVPPDSRVTGDDRIYGPTEGTPAPAEAAPSAFDGGGPDVVATPYDPGSGRFVAPNGQTYQQANAGEAGSPKSWQELVMTAGA
- a CDS encoding MCE family protein — encoded protein: MSNPSRLPLRLGALAATASVLAGCAFGGVNSLPLPGTVGHGDGAVIYHVQMANVATLESNSPVLIGDVVVGSVGRTRLDGQHADVEVSLAAGTVVPANVVATIGQTSLLGSMHLSLDPPEGQEPAGRIEPGATIGLNRSSTYPTTEKTLSSLSAVVNTGGLGQVSDIVHNLNAALSGHQESVRSLIGRLDTFVGLLDRQRGDMIASMTALNRLAATLRGQQSVIEDTLRTLPAALDVLLAEKPRFVTALDRLRVFANTATGVVNDTRDDLVRDLTNLQPTVAALADVGDGLVDGLMYATVFPYGQNIVDRGLKGDYLNLFAVADLTVPRLKRTLFSGTRWGLTGAELVPAPGDPGYEWYYTKNPLGVLTGIPPEGSEVPAPPPPIGPPVVLPGGAMRPGQSPQTVPLGGG
- a CDS encoding MCE family protein, translated to MRRLTKPLAAALVVLAVVAAAVLVHDAYFGPRRITAYFPSATSIYPDDEVRVAGIKIGHIAAIDADGDRVRMTLSVDRSVPIPADAKAVIVAANLISARYVELTPSYLPADEAAGRPKMADDAVIDIDRTAVPVEWDQVKEQLMRLATELGPNAQVSSPAIARFIDSAATALDGNGKKLRETLSQLAGMGRILAAGSGNIAVTIKNLQTFVSALQDTNPQIVVFQGRLATLTGVIAENRADLDAVLKTLAQALGDVQGFIADTRDKTSEQVVRLADVTANLVEHRADVEQLLHVTPNAIANGYNDYNADTGTILGSVSFNNFSNPLTFICAAIGAVKNVTSEETAKLCAQYLGPALNQMTFNNLPFPLNPVLGPATTNLIYTDPALAPGGGGRATPVESPPSISAYTGDRGDQPPPPGWNNPTGPPGSAAPLPAYPSPAQYPGAPAPTMPGVENLLLPPGAVAPTEPAPEQGEAQP
- a CDS encoding MCE family protein — translated: MLKYRGPRLIRTGFVGVVLVLLTIGVGLRVPQLASWATDIRYNAQFAQAGGIAEGNDVTIAGIKVGTVSRVALRDGQAMVTFSVAARIPLGAKTTAHIRTGSLLGQRVLTLDSRGPGTLAPAALIPAERTFSPYSLTEAVGDLTTDISGTDTGTLNDSLDALSTAIDAVAPELGTTFDGLTRLSKALNARNDTLGELFKNVRDVSAILSDRSQQVNTLILDGNELLDVLVAQRRAIVNLLANTSAVATQLSGLVHDNKDKLAPTLEKLNAVTAVLQRNRDNIAKTLPGLAQYELTSGELVASGPYYQAMIANLAIPQLLQPFLDYAFGFRRGTAAGQPPDQAGPRAEFPIPRNGIPQQPAGTP